In a single window of the Pseudodesulfovibrio profundus genome:
- a CDS encoding DUF4236 domain-containing protein: MAFYLRKSVRLGPVRFNLSKSGIGASVGVKGFRVGVRPNGKSYLHAGRYGLYYRQELGRVDNHSEICYTSWQEVGSAKKTRSTRRSVG, from the coding sequence ATGGCATTTTATCTAAGAAAATCTGTACGGCTTGGGCCAGTAAGATTTAACTTGTCCAAGAGTGGTATTGGCGCATCGGTTGGCGTTAAAGGGTTTAGAGTAGGTGTCCGTCCCAATGGGAAAAGCTATCTACATGCAGGCAGATATGGGCTTTATTATCGTCAGGAATTAGGGCGTGTCGACAATCATTCTGAGATTTGCTATACTTCTTGGCAGGAGGTTGGCAGTGCAAAAAAGACACGCTCTACGCGACGATCAGTGGGATAA
- a CDS encoding IS5 family transposase (programmed frameshift): MQKRHALRDDQWDKIKEYLPGKQSDCGVTAKDNRLFIDAVMWIGKTGAPWRDLPESYGKWSSVHKRFIRWAKKGVWQMIFNTLAVDADTEWLMIDSTIVRAHQHSAGGKGAPPQQSVGKSRGGFSTKVHAATDALGCPTKFILTPGNTADCSMAIPLIEGQAAEHVLADKGYDSDEIVMAIEAMNANPVVPPRSHRKTRRTYDKHLYKERSAIECMFGNLKQFRRIATRYDKLATSYLAFVYVGAMWLWLK, encoded by the exons GTGCAAAAAAGACACGCTCTACGCGACGATCAGTGGGATAAAATCAAAGAATATCTTCCAGGAAAACAAAGTGACTGCGGTGTAACTGCAAAAGATAACAGGCTATTCATTGATGCAGTCATGTGGATTGGCAAGACAGGGGCGCCTTGGCGAGATTTGCCAGAAAGCTATGGCAAGTGGTCTTCGGTCCATAAGAGATTTATCCGCTGGGCCAAGAAAGGTGTATGGCAAATGATCTTCAACACGCTTGCGGTAGACGCTGATACTGAATGGCTCATGATTGACAGCACAATAGTGCGAGCTCATCAGCATTCGGCTGGCGGAAAGGGGGCACCTCC CCAGCAGTCGGTGGGGAAATCTAGAGGAGGGTTTTCAACGAAAGTCCATGCTGCCACAGATGCTCTCGGATGTCCAACTAAATTCATATTAACACCTGGAAATACAGCGGATTGCAGTATGGCGATTCCGCTTATTGAAGGACAGGCTGCCGAGCATGTCCTTGCTGATAAGGGCTATGATTCAGATGAAATTGTAATGGCAATTGAAGCCATGAATGCCAATCCGGTTGTCCCTCCTCGCTCTCACAGAAAGACAAGGCGAACATATGACAAACATCTCTATAAGGAGCGAAGTGCTATAGAGTGTATGTTTGGAAATTTAAAACAGTTTCGAAGGATTGCAACACGATACGACAAGCTGGCGACGTCCTATCTTGCTTTCGTGTACGTAGGAGCAATGTGGCTGTGGCTGAAGTGA
- a CDS encoding ISL3 family transposase: MSTSFIYHAFGLRGYDYVRQDFIAGNIILKVQPKDDLIRCPCCHSRNIIRHGFAERWVQTVPIGFKPVWLVIPVQRVGCRNCGVIRLIDIQIAESRRWYTKAFERYALALAKKMTIQDVADLLGVGWDTIKSIFKRYLFRRFSSPSLGKIKYIAIDEISVRKGQKYLTLVMDLESGAVVFVGEGRSRETLTPFWERLKKTKAKIAAVATDMNAGYISAVMENLPNAAIVFDRFHVVKLMNEKITQIRRQLFRELTSPLERKAVKGTRWILLKNPENLDESRDEKERLDEALRLNKPLATAYYLKEDLRQLWSQPNKATAEKVINDWIARAEASEIRPLQIMARTLASYRFGILAYYDHPISSGPIEGTNNKIKTLKRQAYGYRDTEFFKLRIMGIHEAKYALAG, translated from the coding sequence ATGTCCACGAGTTTCATCTACCACGCGTTCGGCCTGCGAGGCTACGACTACGTTCGGCAGGATTTCATCGCAGGCAACATCATCCTGAAAGTGCAGCCCAAGGATGACTTGATTCGTTGTCCTTGCTGCCATTCCAGAAACATCATTCGCCACGGCTTTGCCGAAAGATGGGTTCAGACTGTGCCCATCGGTTTCAAGCCCGTCTGGCTGGTCATTCCCGTCCAACGGGTAGGATGTCGCAATTGCGGCGTCATTCGTTTGATCGACATTCAGATCGCCGAGTCCAGGCGCTGGTATACGAAAGCCTTTGAGCGATATGCTCTCGCCTTGGCAAAAAAGATGACGATTCAGGATGTTGCCGATCTGCTGGGCGTCGGTTGGGACACCATCAAATCAATCTTCAAGCGCTATCTGTTTCGCCGTTTCTCAAGTCCCAGCCTGGGAAAGATCAAGTATATCGCCATCGACGAAATCAGCGTCCGTAAAGGGCAAAAGTACCTCACGCTGGTCATGGACCTCGAAAGTGGCGCAGTCGTCTTTGTTGGTGAAGGACGAAGTCGAGAAACGCTTACCCCGTTTTGGGAACGTCTCAAGAAGACAAAAGCCAAGATTGCGGCTGTGGCGACGGACATGAACGCAGGCTACATCAGCGCTGTCATGGAGAACTTGCCGAATGCGGCTATCGTGTTTGACCGGTTTCATGTGGTCAAGCTGATGAACGAGAAAATCACGCAGATCCGCCGCCAGCTCTTTCGGGAACTCACCTCGCCACTTGAAAGGAAAGCGGTCAAAGGAACTCGATGGATTCTTCTGAAAAACCCCGAAAATCTGGATGAAAGCCGTGATGAAAAGGAGCGCTTGGATGAAGCGTTGCGGCTGAACAAACCTCTGGCGACAGCCTACTATCTGAAAGAGGATTTGCGGCAACTCTGGTCCCAGCCGAACAAGGCGACGGCAGAGAAAGTCATCAACGACTGGATCGCCAGAGCCGAAGCCTCGGAGATACGCCCTTTGCAGATCATGGCGAGGACGCTTGCCTCGTATCGTTTCGGCATTCTTGCCTATTACGACCATCCCATCTCATCAGGCCCAATCGAGGGAACCAACAACAAGATCAAGACGCTGAAACGACAAGCCTACGGATATCGGGATACCGAGTTCTTCAAGCTCAGGATCATGGGAATTCACGAAGCGAAGTACGCTTTAGCCGGATGA
- a CDS encoding oligopeptide/dipeptide ABC transporter ATP-binding protein: MSQPAVIHLERMSKTFESGFFFKRRNVAVRDVTFSIAPGRTLAVVGESGCGKTTLARMAAGLLKPDSGLVSFAGRPLPTWDDRSLRQRLQMVFQDADGSLNPNFKARDLLLEPLRLHGLLHGDAEAQLERLLSMVGLVPDLLDRYPHEMSGGQRQRIGIARAMSLAPDLVIADEPVSSLDRSIQAQILSLLRSFQERDNVAYMYISHDLESVRAIAHDVAVMLGGVFVETGPVDEIFTNPMHPYTRLLFEDAIESCDARAASDYDMEWCQASVDGCAFAPLCPHAVAACSSSLPVLIEPTPGRYVRCALAADTNEIAA, encoded by the coding sequence GTGTCACAACCTGCAGTGATTCATCTGGAAAGGATGAGCAAGACGTTCGAGTCCGGGTTTTTCTTCAAACGGAGGAACGTCGCTGTTCGCGACGTGACGTTTTCCATCGCTCCGGGCAGGACGCTAGCGGTGGTGGGCGAGTCCGGCTGCGGCAAGACGACACTTGCACGGATGGCGGCGGGGCTGCTCAAGCCGGATTCAGGGCTGGTCTCCTTTGCGGGGCGCCCGCTGCCGACATGGGACGACAGGAGCTTGCGGCAGCGTCTACAGATGGTTTTTCAGGATGCCGACGGGTCGCTGAATCCCAATTTCAAGGCCCGCGACCTGCTTCTTGAGCCGCTGCGGCTGCATGGCCTGCTGCATGGCGATGCGGAAGCGCAACTTGAGCGTCTGTTGTCCATGGTGGGCCTCGTGCCGGACCTGCTGGACCGGTATCCGCACGAGATGTCCGGCGGACAGCGCCAGCGTATCGGTATAGCGCGAGCCATGTCCCTCGCGCCCGATCTGGTGATTGCAGACGAGCCGGTATCCTCGCTTGACCGCTCGATTCAGGCGCAGATTCTCAGCCTTTTGCGTTCTTTTCAGGAGCGCGACAACGTGGCGTACATGTATATTTCGCACGATCTCGAATCCGTTCGGGCCATCGCGCACGATGTCGCGGTCATGCTCGGAGGGGTATTCGTTGAAACGGGGCCTGTTGATGAAATATTTACCAACCCGATGCACCCGTACACGCGGCTTCTCTTCGAGGACGCGATAGAATCCTGCGACGCAAGGGCTGCCAGCGACTATGACATGGAGTGGTGTCAGGCCAGTGTGGACGGCTGTGCATTTGCGCCGCTCTGTCCCCATGCCGTGGCTGCATGTTCAAGCAGTCTGCCAGTGCTCATCGAGCCGACTCCCGGGCGATACGTCCGATGTGCCTTGGCTGCTGATACCAATGAAATCGCGGCCTGA
- a CDS encoding ABC transporter ATP-binding protein, whose protein sequence is MKSQQNSSLLQVRNIKVQFDSPAGMVRAVDDVSFDLGCGEKACLVGESGCGKTILALSLLRLLPPGAKISGQVLFRGDDLLALSERKMRRVRRRGMGMIFEQPSAYLNPLFPVGWQIAEAVRLSRGCGRHEANLRALRLLDMARIPEAKKRFRQFPHQLSGGMRQRVMVAMALAKDPVLLVADEPTTALDPTVRRSVLGLLLDCLEETGAALLCITHDWNAARRLCQTAAVMYAGQILELGPAAQVLNRPRHPYASALHRSMDGSCPEPIPGSPPALTDLPCGCRFQPRCSNSCETCCSIVPEFNGGVRCHNLQ, encoded by the coding sequence ATGAAAAGTCAGCAGAATTCATCGTTGCTTCAGGTACGAAATATCAAGGTTCAATTCGACTCGCCCGCTGGCATGGTTCGCGCCGTGGACGACGTGAGCTTCGATCTCGGATGCGGCGAGAAGGCCTGTCTTGTGGGCGAGTCCGGGTGCGGCAAGACCATTCTGGCGTTGTCGCTGCTGCGTCTTCTGCCGCCGGGCGCAAAGATTTCCGGGCAGGTGCTTTTTCGCGGCGACGATCTTCTTGCGCTCAGCGAGCGGAAGATGCGCCGCGTTCGCCGCCGCGGCATGGGCATGATTTTCGAGCAGCCTTCGGCCTACCTCAATCCGCTTTTTCCCGTAGGCTGGCAGATCGCCGAAGCGGTCCGGCTCAGCCGGGGATGCGGCAGGCACGAGGCCAATCTGCGAGCCTTGCGGCTTCTGGACATGGCCCGAATCCCGGAAGCGAAGAAGCGGTTCCGCCAGTTCCCGCACCAGCTTTCCGGAGGCATGCGCCAACGGGTGATGGTCGCCATGGCGCTGGCCAAGGACCCCGTGCTGCTCGTGGCCGACGAGCCGACTACCGCGCTCGACCCCACTGTGCGCCGGAGCGTGCTGGGGTTGTTGCTTGACTGTCTTGAGGAGACAGGGGCGGCGCTTTTGTGCATCACCCATGACTGGAACGCGGCCCGCCGCCTCTGCCAGACCGCCGCAGTCATGTATGCCGGGCAGATTCTTGAGCTGGGACCGGCCGCGCAGGTTCTGAACAGACCGCGGCACCCGTATGCCTCGGCCCTGCACAGGTCCATGGACGGTTCCTGTCCGGAGCCGATCCCCGGCAGCCCCCCGGCCCTGACGGATCTGCCTTGTGGCTGCCGGTTCCAGCCCCGGTGCAGCAACTCCTGCGAGACCTGCTGTTCCATTGTGCCCGAGTTCAACGGAGGCGTTCGGTGTCACAACCTGCAGTGA
- a CDS encoding ABC transporter permease has translation MKDRWKSPGMLLGMVLCSILVFFAVFAPQMAPHDPDRQHLAHRLEGPSAEFPLGADKLGRCVASRIMYGLRPSLGLAVTITALAGFIGTSLGIFAAYFKALDALLMRITDCFFAFPGIVMALIAISILGPGETSLMIALALPGWPKYARVARSKALSIRECGYVEASRAIGAGPFYILRHCILPGVLPSVVTISTLGIGGKIIHIAGLGFLGLGVQPPVPEWGTMLIKGLPVIEVAPHVSLSAMAAISLSVLAFTMLGEGLRDVLDPRSNLSDWRKLQFAS, from the coding sequence ATGAAGGATAGATGGAAAAGCCCGGGCATGCTCCTCGGCATGGTCCTCTGTTCGATTCTCGTGTTCTTTGCCGTGTTCGCCCCGCAGATGGCCCCGCACGATCCTGACAGACAGCACCTTGCCCATCGGCTTGAAGGGCCGAGCGCCGAGTTTCCTCTGGGTGCGGACAAGCTGGGACGCTGTGTTGCTAGCCGAATCATGTACGGCCTCAGGCCGTCCCTCGGGTTGGCGGTCACCATCACCGCGCTGGCTGGCTTCATCGGTACGTCGCTCGGGATATTCGCCGCGTATTTCAAAGCGCTCGACGCCCTGCTCATGCGCATAACGGACTGCTTTTTCGCCTTTCCCGGCATTGTCATGGCGCTCATCGCCATCAGCATACTGGGCCCGGGCGAGACCAGCCTCATGATCGCGCTGGCCCTGCCGGGGTGGCCGAAATACGCCCGCGTTGCGCGCTCCAAGGCGCTGTCCATTCGCGAGTGCGGCTACGTGGAGGCCAGCCGCGCCATCGGGGCCGGGCCGTTCTACATTTTGCGACACTGCATCCTGCCCGGCGTTCTTCCTTCTGTCGTGACCATCTCCACGCTGGGCATCGGCGGCAAGATCATTCACATCGCCGGGCTTGGGTTCCTCGGCCTCGGGGTGCAGCCGCCGGTTCCGGAATGGGGGACCATGCTCATCAAGGGACTGCCCGTCATAGAGGTCGCGCCGCACGTATCCCTTTCTGCCATGGCGGCAATTTCTCTTAGCGTGCTCGCTTTCACGATGCTCGGCGAGGGGCTTCGGGACGTGCTCGACCCGCGCAGCAACCTTTCGGACTGGCGAAAACTGCAGTTTGCCTCATGA
- a CDS encoding ABC transporter permease translates to MLPFILKRIAALAPVLFGVSVAAFLSLSFSPGNPAEIALRALTAAETPPKAAVVELEKEMGLDRPLYVQYWRWLGRTLKGDLGHSYQTGQSVVSAIGQALGPSALLAGASILLALVIILPFGALSAAMPGSWVDRAAMTGSMIAVSTPDFCVGVVLFLVLSVQMDLLPVAGYGSFSNLVLPAVTLAVASSGITTRLMRTCMIQSLEEKYVITARSKGMSEWRVTGLHAMKNALPPVLTYLGAQMGYLFGGAVVVESIFLWPGLGSLLVDAVRARDMYVVQGCILVIACVYVLINLAVDMLQVWLDPRVREGAYEG, encoded by the coding sequence GTGCTTCCCTTTATCCTCAAACGAATCGCCGCGCTGGCTCCGGTCCTGTTCGGAGTCAGCGTTGCGGCGTTTCTGTCCCTCTCGTTCAGTCCCGGAAACCCTGCGGAAATCGCCCTTCGAGCGCTCACTGCGGCTGAAACACCGCCGAAGGCCGCGGTCGTGGAGCTGGAGAAGGAGATGGGGCTGGACCGCCCGCTTTACGTCCAATACTGGCGCTGGCTCGGAAGAACCCTCAAGGGCGATCTGGGCCATTCCTACCAGACGGGACAGAGTGTCGTGTCCGCCATCGGGCAGGCGTTGGGACCATCGGCTCTGCTTGCCGGAGCGTCCATCCTGCTCGCGCTTGTCATCATTCTGCCCTTTGGAGCGCTCTCGGCCGCCATGCCGGGATCATGGGTGGACAGAGCGGCCATGACCGGCTCCATGATAGCGGTCTCCACGCCGGATTTCTGTGTCGGGGTGGTGTTGTTTCTGGTCCTGTCGGTGCAGATGGACCTGCTCCCGGTTGCGGGGTACGGCTCCTTTTCCAATCTCGTGCTTCCGGCCGTGACGCTGGCGGTAGCCAGCTCCGGGATAACCACCCGGCTGATGCGTACCTGCATGATCCAGTCGCTGGAGGAAAAATACGTGATTACGGCCCGGTCCAAGGGCATGAGCGAGTGGCGCGTGACCGGACTGCACGCCATGAAGAACGCGCTTCCGCCCGTGCTGACGTACCTCGGCGCACAAATGGGCTACCTGTTCGGTGGGGCTGTTGTGGTTGAATCCATCTTTCTCTGGCCGGGGCTTGGCAGCCTGCTCGTGGACGCGGTCAGGGCTCGGGACATGTACGTGGTGCAGGGGTGCATTCTGGTCATCGCCTGCGTTTACGTGCTGATAAATCTTGCTGTGGATATGCTTCAGGTCTGGCTGGACCCGAGGGTTCGGGAGGGCGCTTATGAAGGATAG